In Halorhabdus tiamatea SARL4B, a genomic segment contains:
- the eno gene encoding phosphopyruvate hydratase: MTLITNVTLRRVLDSRGNPTVEADVTTESGGFGRAAAPSGASTGEHEAIELPPSEAIANARDLAVPRLEGEVYAGDQRSVDAALHAADGTDNFSEIGANSAVAISMAAAKAGADVLGAPLYQHLGGTFRGDRFPTPLGNVVGGGEHAEEATNIQEFLSAPVGAPSVTEAVFANAEVHAEISSILEERGVPVNKGDEGAWAPPIGDDKAFEVVAEATDRISDERGFEISFGLDMAAAEMYDGEEYVYEGEPNRSTQEQIDYVVEMVEEYDLAYVEDPLDENDFEAFAELTERVGDQTLICGDDLYVTNVERLQEGIDLGSSNSILIKPNQIGTLTDAVDAIELGSRNGIESVVSHRSGETEDTTIAHLAVGAAAPYIKTGTVAGERTAKLNELIRIEENA, from the coding sequence ATGACGCTAATCACGAACGTAACACTAAGACGCGTACTGGACTCACGAGGAAACCCGACTGTCGAAGCCGACGTCACCACCGAGAGCGGTGGCTTCGGCCGTGCCGCCGCACCGAGTGGCGCATCCACGGGCGAACACGAAGCGATCGAACTGCCGCCGAGCGAGGCGATCGCGAACGCCCGCGACCTGGCCGTCCCCCGACTCGAGGGCGAGGTCTACGCCGGCGATCAGCGATCTGTCGACGCGGCGCTGCACGCCGCCGACGGGACCGACAACTTCTCGGAGATCGGCGCGAACTCCGCGGTCGCCATCTCGATGGCCGCCGCGAAGGCCGGTGCCGACGTCCTGGGTGCGCCCCTCTATCAGCACCTCGGTGGCACCTTCCGTGGCGACCGGTTCCCGACTCCGCTGGGCAACGTCGTCGGCGGTGGCGAACACGCCGAAGAAGCGACCAACATCCAGGAGTTCCTCTCGGCACCCGTCGGCGCACCGAGCGTGACGGAAGCCGTCTTCGCCAACGCCGAGGTCCACGCCGAGATCAGTTCGATCCTCGAGGAGCGCGGCGTGCCCGTCAACAAGGGCGACGAGGGCGCGTGGGCCCCGCCGATCGGTGACGACAAGGCCTTCGAGGTCGTCGCCGAGGCGACCGACCGCATTAGCGACGAGCGCGGCTTCGAGATCAGCTTCGGGTTGGACATGGCCGCCGCCGAGATGTACGACGGCGAGGAGTACGTCTACGAGGGAGAGCCCAACCGCTCGACCCAGGAGCAGATCGACTATGTCGTCGAGATGGTCGAGGAGTATGACCTCGCGTACGTCGAGGATCCCCTCGACGAGAACGACTTCGAGGCCTTCGCCGAACTCACCGAGCGCGTCGGCGACCAGACGCTCATCTGTGGCGACGACCTCTACGTGACGAACGTCGAGCGCCTCCAGGAAGGCATCGACCTGGGTTCGTCGAACTCCATCCTCATCAAGCCCAACCAGATCGGGACGCTGACCGACGCGGTCGACGCGATCGAACTCGGCTCGCGAAACGGTATCGAGTCGGTCGTCTCCCACCGCTCGGGTGAGACCGAGGACACGACGATCGCCCACCTGGCCGTCGGCGCGGCCGCCCCCTACATCAAGACGGGGACGGTGGCCGGCGAGCGGACGGCCAAGCTGAACGAACTCATCAGGATCGAAGAGAACGCATGA
- the fen gene encoding flap endonuclease-1 produces the protein MGNADLRDIAVIKDVSFEELGGSIVAVDAHNWLYRYLTTTVKWTSDDIYTTADGEEVANLVGVIQGLPKFFEADVTPVFVFDGAVTDLKDDEVKRRREQREQYEEDLEAAREEGDAIQVARLESRTQRLTDVIIETTRKLLGLLDVPIVDAPAEGEAQAAYMARRGDADYVGTEDYDALLFGAPYTLRQLTSSGDPELMDFEATLAEHDLSWEQLVDVALLCGTDFNEGVRGYGPKTAVKAIREHGDLWGVSEAEDVYVENADRIRDLFLDPAVTDEYSLETTIEPDLAAARAFVTDQWEVDTDEVARGFERIESSVVQTGLDDWT, from the coding sequence ATGGGAAACGCTGATCTCCGGGACATCGCCGTCATCAAGGACGTCTCCTTCGAGGAACTGGGCGGCTCGATCGTCGCCGTCGACGCCCACAACTGGCTGTATCGCTACCTCACGACGACGGTCAAGTGGACCAGCGACGATATTTATACCACTGCCGACGGTGAGGAAGTCGCCAATCTCGTGGGAGTGATCCAGGGCCTGCCGAAGTTCTTCGAGGCCGACGTCACGCCCGTGTTCGTCTTCGATGGCGCGGTCACCGACCTCAAAGACGACGAAGTAAAGCGCCGGCGCGAACAGCGCGAACAATACGAGGAAGACTTAGAAGCCGCCCGCGAGGAAGGTGATGCGATCCAGGTCGCCCGCCTCGAATCCCGAACCCAGCGACTCACCGACGTCATCATCGAAACGACTCGTAAACTCCTCGGGCTACTCGACGTCCCGATCGTCGACGCCCCGGCGGAGGGTGAAGCCCAGGCCGCCTACATGGCTCGACGGGGCGACGCCGACTACGTCGGCACGGAGGACTACGACGCCCTGCTCTTTGGCGCACCCTACACGCTCCGGCAACTCACCAGTTCGGGCGACCCTGAATTGATGGACTTCGAGGCGACGCTCGCCGAACACGATCTCTCCTGGGAGCAACTCGTCGACGTCGCGCTGCTCTGTGGGACGGACTTCAACGAGGGTGTCCGGGGCTACGGTCCCAAAACCGCGGTGAAAGCCATTCGCGAGCACGGCGACCTCTGGGGCGTCAGCGAGGCCGAGGACGTCTACGTCGAGAACGCCGACCGGATTCGGGATCTCTTCCTCGACCCGGCGGTTACTGACGAGTATTCGCTCGAGACCACGATCGAACCTGATCTGGCGGCCGCCCGCGCGTTCGTCACCGACCAATGGGAGGTCGACACCGACGAAGTCGCTCGCGGATTCGAGCGGATCGAGTCCTCTGTCGTCCAGACGGGACTCGACGACTGGACCTGA
- a CDS encoding ATP-binding cassette domain-containing protein → MTGQRTHADRTDTEATIAVEDISVSFGDLDVLEDVSLSVASGEFLGLVGPNGAGKTTLARAINGVFEPAGGTVRLDGTPVADLGPRGVSRRVATVPQDTSVSFAFTVEDVVRMGRTPYRGRTDLTGDEADRKAVDRALERTEMVALRDRPITAVSGGERQRAFVARALAQDTPALVLDEPTASLDINHQVRVLELVADLVAGGKTAIAAIHDLDLAARYCDRLALLADGDVQAVGDPETVLTDEHLQPAFDTRTAVTPDAVTGTPSVTAIAEPRRDRDAQVHVLGNGATAARVITTLWQAGFEVTAGPLPSGDAALSVAEELGVEAIAVPPLSSPDEAALEAAREHCRSAAATVLADPVVGPDSTVLDLAESSARPILVETRPPTERNHAGPDARACYRDLESRALTASIHGLVPAIAEATSPQAVPADD, encoded by the coding sequence ATGACCGGACAACGAACACACGCCGATCGCACAGACACGGAAGCGACGATCGCTGTCGAGGACATCAGTGTCTCGTTTGGGGATCTCGATGTCCTCGAAGACGTCTCGCTCTCGGTCGCGTCCGGCGAGTTCCTCGGCCTCGTCGGCCCGAACGGGGCCGGCAAGACGACGCTCGCCCGGGCGATCAACGGGGTCTTCGAGCCGGCCGGTGGCACGGTTCGCCTCGACGGAACCCCAGTCGCCGACCTCGGACCCCGAGGCGTGAGCCGCCGTGTCGCGACGGTCCCCCAGGATACGTCCGTCTCCTTCGCGTTCACCGTCGAGGATGTCGTCCGCATGGGACGGACACCCTACCGGGGCCGGACCGACCTGACGGGTGACGAAGCCGACCGGAAAGCCGTCGATCGTGCCCTCGAACGGACCGAAATGGTAGCCCTCCGAGACCGGCCGATCACAGCCGTCAGCGGCGGCGAGCGCCAGCGGGCGTTCGTGGCTCGCGCGCTCGCCCAGGACACGCCGGCGCTCGTCCTGGACGAACCGACCGCCAGCCTCGACATCAACCACCAGGTCCGGGTCCTCGAACTCGTCGCCGATCTGGTCGCGGGGGGCAAGACGGCCATCGCGGCGATCCACGACCTCGATCTCGCCGCGCGGTACTGTGACCGCCTGGCGTTGCTCGCCGACGGGGACGTCCAGGCCGTCGGCGACCCCGAGACAGTCCTCACGGACGAGCACCTCCAGCCCGCCTTCGACACCCGGACGGCCGTGACGCCGGACGCCGTCACCGGCACCCCCAGCGTGACCGCCATCGCCGAACCGCGACGCGACCGGGACGCCCAGGTTCATGTCCTCGGCAACGGCGCGACCGCTGCCCGCGTCATCACGACGCTCTGGCAGGCCGGCTTCGAGGTGACTGCCGGCCCGCTTCCCAGCGGCGACGCCGCGCTGTCGGTCGCCGAGGAACTCGGTGTCGAGGCGATCGCCGTCCCGCCGCTTTCGAGCCCTGACGAAGCGGCGCTCGAAGCGGCCCGCGAGCACTGCCGGAGCGCCGCGGCGACAGTCCTGGCCGATCCCGTCGTCGGCCCCGATTCGACCGTCCTCGACCTCGCCGAATCGAGCGCGCGCCCGATCCTGGTCGAGACGCGCCCGCCAACTGAACGGAACCACGCCGGCCCAGACGCGAGAGCGTGCTATCGCGACCTCGAATCGCGGGCGCTCACGGCGTCGATCCACGGGCTCGTGCCGGCGATCGCCGAGGCGACGAGTCCACAGGCAGTGCCCGCAGACGACTGA
- a CDS encoding DNA-directed RNA polymerase subunit K translates to MPNEQYNRYEKARILGARALQVAYGAPVLIDTDQTQPILIAAEEYDAGVLPFTVNRGN, encoded by the coding sequence ATGCCGAACGAACAATACAACCGCTACGAAAAGGCCCGGATTCTCGGTGCCAGAGCGCTGCAGGTGGCATACGGAGCACCGGTACTGATCGACACCGATCAGACCCAGCCGATCCTCATCGCGGCCGAGGAGTACGACGCTGGTGTCCTGCCGTTTACGGTCAATCGAGGTAACTAA
- a CDS encoding PGF-CTERM-anchored ABC transporter substrate-binding protein, whose amino-acid sequence MSRTIAGLFAVLLVVGGVAGVAVSPAVGGPAATETTVDCSFPITVTDASGANVTVSEEPQRVVTLAPSASQVVWELGAEDRVVGMPVNPYTSYLNGSSEKTNVVDEEGQPQVETIIGLEPDLVLAPNVISPDAVGQLRDAGVTVYRFESASSIGDVVEKTRLTGRLLGTDETAMEVSARTRATVEAYRNATASQERPTVYYAMGGGFTAGPGTFIGDVIDAAGGDNVALAANISTYDTINTEILVEEDPDWIVVSGESPIPSDPALSNTTAIREKQTVRVDANFISQPGPRVTQPLRTLATTFHPEAAADVTVDPATVSAPICAADATEPTTTESVAEPTTEPTTETTTASPTETTAEPTTIDTVTLDTNQTTGSTTETTTATGPGFGVVTAIVALLGSGLFVRRD is encoded by the coding sequence ATGTCACGAACCATCGCCGGATTGTTTGCCGTGCTGTTGGTCGTCGGCGGCGTCGCGGGTGTCGCCGTTTCCCCCGCCGTTGGGGGGCCCGCCGCGACCGAGACGACTGTCGACTGTTCGTTCCCGATCACCGTCACCGACGCCAGCGGGGCGAACGTGACCGTGAGCGAGGAGCCACAGCGAGTCGTCACGCTCGCACCGAGTGCCTCCCAGGTCGTCTGGGAACTCGGTGCCGAAGACAGGGTCGTGGGGATGCCCGTCAACCCCTACACGAGCTACCTGAACGGATCGAGCGAGAAGACGAACGTCGTCGATGAGGAGGGCCAACCCCAGGTCGAGACGATCATCGGTCTCGAGCCCGATCTGGTGCTCGCGCCGAACGTCATCAGTCCAGATGCGGTCGGACAGCTCCGGGACGCTGGCGTGACGGTCTATCGCTTCGAGAGTGCGAGTTCGATCGGAGACGTCGTCGAGAAGACGCGACTCACCGGGCGACTGCTCGGCACCGACGAGACAGCCATGGAAGTCAGTGCCCGGACACGAGCGACCGTCGAGGCCTACCGGAACGCAACCGCGAGCCAGGAACGGCCGACGGTCTACTACGCCATGGGCGGTGGCTTCACCGCCGGCCCCGGCACCTTCATCGGCGACGTGATCGACGCTGCCGGCGGTGACAACGTCGCCCTTGCCGCAAACATCAGCACCTACGACACCATCAACACCGAAATCCTCGTCGAGGAAGACCCCGACTGGATCGTCGTCTCGGGGGAGTCGCCGATCCCGTCCGATCCCGCGCTCTCGAACACGACGGCAATTCGGGAAAAGCAGACAGTCCGCGTCGACGCCAACTTCATCAGCCAGCCCGGACCGCGGGTGACCCAGCCGCTACGGACGCTGGCGACGACGTTCCACCCCGAGGCAGCAGCCGACGTAACCGTCGATCCCGCAACGGTGTCGGCTCCGATCTGTGCGGCCGACGCCACGGAGCCGACGACGACCGAGTCAGTAGCGGAACCGACGACGGAGCCAACGACCGAGACGACGACTGCGTCACCCACTGAGACGACGGCCGAGCCGACGACGATCGATACGGTCACCCTCGACACGAACCAGACGACGGGTTCGACCACCGAGACCACGACCGCCACCGGTCCCGGATTCGGGGTCGTGACGGCGATCGTCGCCTTGCTCGGTTCTGGGCTGTTCGTCAGACGGGATTGA
- the rpsB gene encoding 30S ribosomal protein S2: protein MSDEESDIEADETEAASEPDDAGVVTEESAPEADGEEPSGDDEVGAQDDAGTNDAAEESPAQLDENVMPDAQSEADLLIPVDDYLSAGVHIGTQQKTSDMDRFIHRVRTDGLYVLDVSMTDQRIRTAADFLANYDPEQILVASSRQYGRFPAEKFADAVGARARTGRFIPGTLTNPDYDGYIEPDVVVVTDPIGDAQAVKEAITVGIPVIAMCDSNNTTGNVDLVVPTNNKGRKALSVVYWLLANETLDRRGAEPAYSLSDFESEI, encoded by the coding sequence ATGAGCGACGAGGAAAGTGACATCGAGGCAGACGAGACCGAGGCCGCCTCGGAGCCCGACGACGCCGGCGTGGTAACCGAGGAGAGCGCGCCCGAGGCGGACGGCGAGGAGCCGTCGGGCGACGACGAGGTCGGGGCACAGGACGACGCTGGAACGAACGACGCGGCCGAAGAGAGTCCGGCCCAGCTCGACGAGAACGTCATGCCGGACGCCCAGTCGGAGGCAGACCTGCTGATCCCGGTCGACGACTACCTCTCGGCCGGTGTCCACATCGGGACCCAGCAGAAGACCAGCGACATGGACCGGTTCATCCACCGCGTCCGGACCGACGGGCTGTACGTGCTCGACGTGAGTATGACCGACCAGCGCATCCGCACGGCTGCGGACTTCCTGGCCAACTACGACCCCGAGCAGATCCTCGTGGCCTCCTCCCGGCAGTACGGTCGCTTCCCGGCCGAGAAGTTCGCCGACGCCGTCGGCGCACGCGCCCGGACCGGCCGCTTCATCCCGGGGACGCTGACCAATCCGGACTACGACGGCTACATCGAACCGGACGTCGTCGTGGTCACGGACCCGATCGGCGACGCCCAGGCCGTCAAGGAGGCCATCACGGTCGGCATCCCGGTCATCGCGATGTGTGACTCCAACAACACGACCGGCAACGTCGACCTGGTCGTCCCGACCAACAACAAGGGTCGCAAGGCACTGAGCGTCGTCTACTGGTTGCTCGCCAACGAGACGCTCGATCGCCGCGGTGCGGAGCCGGCCTACTCGCTGTCGGACTTCGAGAGCGAGATCTAG
- a CDS encoding GNAT family N-acetyltransferase: MEYSLLGWPADAPTLDLHHERFAYAGKFVVSSTGKAVVRADGSIVAAAAFDPDRTDEDCLRIRYVTVREDRRGAGIGSRLLRFVVVRAHERGFNEVKAGVNNPLAYEAFYKASLAYTGEQTGLAELVVSTAADRDAERYRAGLSTYRDRDLTEQANAFLDAREDGDPPAVVDVPSVES, encoded by the coding sequence GTGGAATACTCGTTGCTCGGCTGGCCCGCCGACGCCCCGACGCTCGACCTCCATCACGAACGGTTCGCGTACGCGGGGAAGTTCGTCGTCTCCAGTACCGGAAAGGCCGTCGTGCGAGCGGACGGCTCGATCGTCGCGGCGGCCGCCTTCGATCCCGACCGAACCGACGAGGACTGTCTCCGGATCCGGTACGTGACTGTCCGCGAAGACCGACGTGGTGCGGGAATTGGATCCCGACTCCTCCGGTTCGTCGTCGTTCGAGCCCACGAACGGGGCTTCAACGAAGTGAAAGCCGGCGTCAACAATCCGCTGGCCTACGAGGCCTTCTACAAGGCCAGCCTGGCCTACACTGGCGAGCAGACGGGGCTGGCCGAACTCGTCGTCTCGACAGCCGCTGATCGGGACGCCGAGCGCTACCGTGCGGGACTTTCCACCTACCGAGACCGAGATCTCACCGAACAGGCGAACGCGTTTCTCGACGCCCGCGAAGACGGCGATCCACCGGCCGTCGTCGACGTGCCCAGCGTAGAGTCCTGA
- the btuC gene encoding vitamin B12 ABC transporter permease BtuC translates to MRIGLRIGVWTAGLTVALVVVTVVSATVGPVAIDVSTVAKASLNAVGIPAGLDVGISEASVLGLSMPAPVVDVHYTYPFSFGVPGTAETIVRQIRLPRIALGAVVGFALASAGAVMQGFFRNPMADPSIIGVSAGAAVGAVATIAVPVAVPFGLQGAAFVGALVAAFAVYAIATENGRTPVATLLLAGVAVQTFLGAVISYLLLEAGESLDRAVFWLMGHLHNSSWAEVEVTLPVAVVTFVGLFAYARDLNVLMLGEEDAQTVGIAVERTKRILLALSSVLTAAAVAVAGVIGFVGLIVPHVMRLLVGPDHRILLPTSALAGATFLVATDTVARSGPAELPVGIVTAALGAPFFLYLLGRREVHEL, encoded by the coding sequence ATGCGGATCGGACTCCGAATCGGCGTCTGGACGGCCGGGTTGACGGTGGCACTCGTCGTCGTCACAGTCGTGAGTGCGACCGTCGGGCCGGTCGCGATAGACGTATCGACCGTCGCGAAGGCCTCGCTCAACGCTGTCGGGATTCCGGCGGGCCTCGATGTCGGAATCAGCGAGGCGTCGGTCCTCGGACTGTCGATGCCAGCCCCGGTTGTCGACGTCCATTACACCTACCCGTTCTCGTTCGGCGTCCCCGGCACGGCCGAGACGATCGTCCGACAGATCCGGCTGCCGCGGATCGCACTCGGCGCAGTCGTCGGGTTCGCGCTCGCGAGTGCCGGGGCGGTCATGCAGGGGTTCTTCCGGAACCCGATGGCCGACCCGTCGATCATCGGCGTCTCGGCCGGCGCGGCGGTCGGGGCCGTGGCGACCATCGCCGTACCAGTGGCTGTCCCCTTTGGACTGCAGGGGGCTGCGTTCGTCGGCGCGCTCGTAGCGGCCTTCGCCGTCTACGCGATCGCGACCGAGAACGGTCGGACGCCGGTCGCGACGCTGTTGCTCGCCGGCGTCGCCGTCCAGACGTTCCTGGGTGCCGTGATCTCCTATCTCCTGTTAGAAGCCGGTGAGAGTCTCGATCGGGCCGTTTTCTGGCTGATGGGGCATCTTCACAACAGCTCCTGGGCCGAAGTCGAGGTGACCCTCCCCGTGGCGGTGGTGACGTTCGTCGGGCTGTTCGCCTACGCCCGAGACCTCAACGTACTCATGCTGGGCGAGGAGGACGCCCAGACCGTCGGTATCGCCGTCGAGCGGACCAAACGAATCCTGCTGGCGCTCTCGAGTGTCCTCACGGCCGCGGCGGTCGCCGTCGCGGGCGTCATCGGCTTCGTCGGGTTGATCGTCCCACACGTGATGCGCCTGCTCGTCGGTCCCGACCACCGGATTCTGCTGCCGACGAGCGCACTGGCCGGCGCGACCTTCCTCGTCGCGACGGACACCGTCGCGCGGTCGGGCCCCGCCGAGCTGCCCGTCGGGATCGTTACCGCGGCGCTCGGTGCGCCCTTCTTCCTCTATCTGCTGGGTCGCCGGGAGGTACACGAACTATGA
- a CDS encoding presenilin family intramembrane aspartyl protease PSH, whose product MARDRGLTLSISVIVSIFLAVQLGALALVDPFQTAGLQPVEDPQNPLNTLLYIGAILVMTGVMLAAFRYDVQWAIRGLIVATSVYIALIVFSILLPPVVTIPVAGGLHGPAWLGAIGLGIAVFAYPEWYVIDAAGAIMGAGAAGLFGITFGVFPALVLLSVLAVYDAISVYGTEHMLTLASGVMDLQVPVVLVAPTSLGYSFLDDDGPMVDDSSESGSEADSDEADVAAETAADEDSDDNEDATDESDDPLEDRDALFIGLGDAIIPTVLVASVAFFAGPAVPTVGLGGLSVAVPAATAVMGTFIGLAVLLRMVLAGRAHAGLPLLNGGAIAGYLVGALATGMGLLETLGLTPYL is encoded by the coding sequence ATGGCTCGCGACCGCGGACTCACGCTCTCGATCTCGGTGATCGTCTCGATCTTCCTCGCCGTCCAACTCGGCGCACTCGCGCTGGTCGATCCCTTCCAGACGGCCGGGCTCCAGCCGGTCGAAGACCCACAGAACCCACTGAACACGCTACTGTACATCGGGGCGATCCTGGTGATGACCGGCGTGATGCTCGCCGCGTTCCGATACGACGTCCAGTGGGCGATCCGTGGACTCATCGTCGCGACCAGTGTGTACATCGCCCTGATCGTCTTCTCGATTCTGCTGCCGCCCGTCGTGACGATTCCCGTCGCCGGTGGGCTCCACGGCCCCGCCTGGCTCGGCGCGATCGGCCTTGGGATCGCAGTGTTCGCCTATCCCGAGTGGTACGTCATCGACGCCGCGGGGGCGATCATGGGCGCGGGGGCGGCCGGGCTCTTCGGGATCACGTTTGGCGTCTTCCCGGCGCTGGTGTTGCTTTCCGTCCTGGCGGTCTACGACGCCATCAGCGTCTACGGCACCGAGCACATGCTGACGCTCGCCTCCGGCGTGATGGACTTACAGGTCCCCGTCGTGCTCGTCGCACCGACGTCGCTCGGCTACTCCTTTCTGGACGACGACGGACCGATGGTCGACGATTCGAGCGAATCCGGCTCGGAGGCCGACAGTGACGAGGCCGATGTCGCTGCCGAGACTGCGGCCGACGAGGACAGCGACGACAACGAAGACGCGACCGACGAGAGCGACGACCCGCTTGAGGACCGCGACGCGCTGTTCATCGGCCTCGGCGACGCGATCATCCCCACAGTGTTGGTCGCCTCGGTCGCCTTCTTCGCCGGTCCGGCGGTCCCGACCGTCGGCCTCGGCGGTCTCTCGGTCGCGGTGCCCGCCGCCACCGCCGTGATGGGGACGTTCATCGGGCTGGCCGTGCTGTTGCGCATGGTCCTCGCCGGGCGAGCTCACGCCGGGCTCCCGCTGTTGAACGGCGGGGCGATCGCCGGCTACCTCGTCGGCGCACTCGCTACCGGGATGGGCCTGCTCGAAACACTTGGCCTTACGCCGTATCTGTGA
- a CDS encoding 30S ribosomal protein S9 produces the protein MVTNTSGKKKTAVARATVSDGDGRIRIDSRPVELVDPELAKLKMLEPFRIADDDLREGVDIEVRLEGGGVMGQADAARTAIARGLVQHTNDAELRDAYMEFDRSLLVNDVRQSEPKKWGGPGARARYQKSYR, from the coding sequence ATGGTAACGAATACATCAGGCAAGAAGAAGACGGCAGTCGCCCGCGCGACAGTGTCGGACGGCGACGGGCGGATTCGGATCGACTCCCGCCCGGTCGAACTCGTCGACCCGGAGCTGGCGAAGCTCAAGATGCTCGAGCCGTTCCGCATTGCGGACGACGACCTGCGAGAGGGCGTGGACATCGAGGTTCGCCTCGAGGGCGGCGGCGTCATGGGACAGGCAGACGCTGCCCGGACGGCCATCGCTCGCGGGCTCGTCCAGCACACCAACGACGCGGAACTCCGTGACGCGTACATGGAGTTCGACCGGTCGCTACTGGTCAACGACGTGCGCCAGAGCGAACCCAAGAAGTGGGGCGGCCCGGGTGCGCGCGCTCGATACCAAAAATCTTACCGCTGA
- a CDS encoding DUF3054 domain-containing protein, whose product MSTVTATLRKRVDRSGTTAILAAGDVVAIAAFVLVGAVLGHGESLTNVGRHVGTMAPFLVGWVVAAMLGSLYTIDARRSVLRAVSWTVPAWITAALIGQLLRASSLFHGSFSPSFLLISIVIGLVLLASWRAVVAYWLGGGTLR is encoded by the coding sequence ATGAGTACTGTGACCGCGACGCTCCGAAAGCGGGTCGACCGCTCGGGGACGACCGCGATCCTCGCCGCCGGCGACGTCGTCGCGATCGCGGCGTTCGTCCTCGTCGGGGCAGTCCTCGGCCATGGCGAATCACTCACGAACGTTGGGCGACATGTCGGCACGATGGCCCCCTTTCTGGTCGGCTGGGTCGTCGCTGCGATGCTCGGCAGCCTCTATACGATTGACGCACGTCGATCCGTCCTGAGGGCGGTCTCCTGGACTGTTCCGGCCTGGATCACCGCGGCGCTGATCGGCCAGCTTCTCCGGGCATCGTCGTTGTTCCACGGGTCGTTCTCACCGAGCTTTCTGCTGATCTCTATCGTCATCGGACTGGTTCTGTTGGCGTCCTGGCGGGCGGTTGTGGCATACTGGCTCGGCGGTGGCACGCTACGGTGA
- a CDS encoding H/ACA ribonucleoprotein complex subunit GAR1: MRRAGEVRGIAQSVAVVQCPEETHPDIGTMVIDESLDTVGRVVDVFGPVERPYLAVSPVDSVHPPALVGQPLYYR; the protein is encoded by the coding sequence ATGCGCCGGGCCGGGGAGGTTCGGGGGATCGCCCAGAGTGTGGCCGTCGTCCAGTGCCCCGAGGAGACTCACCCGGACATCGGGACGATGGTGATCGACGAATCGCTTGACACCGTCGGTCGCGTGGTCGACGTCTTCGGACCGGTCGAGCGGCCGTACCTCGCGGTTTCGCCGGTCGACAGCGTTCACCCGCCCGCCCTGGTCGGTCAGCCGCTGTACTATCGGTGA
- a CDS encoding DNA-directed RNA polymerase subunit N — MMIPVRCFTCGNVIGSEWEEFKERAREGDEDPEEVLDDLGVERHCCRRMLVSHEDLVDVVSPYQ, encoded by the coding sequence ATGATGATACCGGTCCGATGTTTCACCTGTGGCAATGTGATCGGCAGCGAGTGGGAGGAATTCAAAGAACGGGCCCGCGAGGGCGACGAGGATCCCGAGGAAGTCCTAGACGACCTCGGCGTCGAACGGCACTGCTGTCGCCGGATGCTCGTCTCCCACGAGGACCTGGTCGACGTGGTTTCCCCCTACCAATAA
- the srp19 gene encoding signal recognition particle subunit SRP19 has translation MVENVIWPAALDAELTRSEGRRVPQDLAVEEPTVDEIAQAVQQVGYDAVIEREKTYSREYEARGRVLVKDADDATKSDLLGAVAAYVAALRE, from the coding sequence ATGGTCGAAAACGTCATCTGGCCGGCTGCCCTCGACGCCGAGTTGACGCGCAGCGAGGGGCGACGGGTGCCCCAGGATCTCGCGGTCGAGGAGCCGACAGTCGACGAGATCGCACAGGCGGTCCAGCAGGTCGGCTACGACGCGGTGATCGAGCGCGAGAAGACCTACTCCCGCGAGTACGAGGCTCGCGGGCGCGTACTGGTCAAGGACGCCGACGACGCGACCAAGAGCGACCTCCTGGGAGCCGTGGCGGCCTACGTCGCCGCGCTCCGCGAGTGA
- a CDS encoding DUF7331 family protein, with protein sequence MSVTPADETSECQPEPLADRYSQLLLDDEDPIIYDRENHAAWVQSSGAVSLLEYR encoded by the coding sequence ATGAGTGTAACGCCGGCAGACGAGACGTCAGAGTGCCAGCCCGAACCGTTAGCAGACCGTTACAGTCAGTTGCTCCTCGACGACGAGGACCCCATCATTTACGATCGTGAGAACCACGCTGCCTGGGTGCAGTCGTCTGGAGCGGTATCTCTCCTGGAGTACCGGTAG